A single Actinomadura algeriensis DNA region contains:
- a CDS encoding O-antigen ligase family protein, with product MTGPWWRRPSWIAAATVACVGIPQGDQVFGPGVQITTGDVASVVLMVTAALLVVLGRTHVPRAALWAFGPLIAGLGAGTVLSADIAASMPGFLRVLQIFVLVPLAIVLVCRDRRDLGIVCGAVLGLGAAQAAYGIWQAATGNGAAIDGDNVRAVGTFGALDVMAMSVVAAFAFTVLTAFALAGARHGRATLPIALAGLGLLGAALVLALSRGTWLALGAAVVLMLVLFDRRLAVKLLASGAALTLLLGVFTAGSSSAVTARARSMVESVTDPDRSVNDRYHLWAAAVRMWQDNPVAGVGVKNFAEYRDTYAGIELSSGSETHDPVNGYTRQPLLSPHSQYLLVLAEQGVVGFAGFAALLAAIVRGLWRRRRPRDPLWLTGVGCMTFLLVNFLYSDLGGPTAVLSATLVGVAAARAFGLPRPVPALIDRNGFRVHELEGVR from the coding sequence ATGACCGGGCCCTGGTGGAGGCGCCCGAGCTGGATCGCGGCGGCCACCGTCGCGTGCGTGGGCATCCCGCAGGGCGACCAGGTCTTCGGCCCCGGCGTGCAGATCACCACCGGGGACGTTGCGAGCGTCGTGCTGATGGTGACGGCCGCGCTGCTGGTCGTCCTCGGCCGGACGCACGTGCCGCGCGCCGCCCTGTGGGCGTTCGGCCCGCTGATCGCCGGGCTCGGCGCCGGCACCGTGCTGTCCGCCGACATCGCGGCGAGCATGCCCGGGTTCCTGCGCGTCCTGCAGATCTTCGTGCTGGTGCCGCTCGCGATCGTCCTGGTCTGCCGGGACCGCCGCGACCTCGGCATCGTCTGCGGCGCCGTCCTCGGCCTCGGCGCCGCGCAGGCCGCCTACGGGATCTGGCAGGCCGCGACGGGCAACGGCGCGGCCATCGACGGCGACAACGTCCGCGCCGTCGGGACGTTCGGGGCGCTCGACGTCATGGCGATGTCGGTCGTCGCCGCGTTCGCGTTCACGGTGCTGACGGCGTTCGCGCTCGCGGGCGCGCGGCACGGCCGGGCGACCCTCCCGATCGCCCTCGCCGGGCTCGGCCTGCTCGGCGCCGCGCTCGTCCTCGCGCTCAGCCGGGGGACGTGGCTGGCGCTCGGCGCCGCCGTCGTGCTGATGCTCGTCCTGTTCGACCGCCGGCTCGCCGTCAAGCTGCTGGCGAGCGGTGCCGCGCTGACGCTCCTGCTGGGCGTCTTCACGGCCGGGAGCTCGTCCGCCGTGACGGCGCGCGCGCGGTCCATGGTGGAGTCCGTCACCGACCCCGACCGGTCCGTGAACGACCGTTACCACCTGTGGGCCGCGGCCGTGCGCATGTGGCAGGACAACCCCGTCGCCGGCGTCGGGGTCAAGAACTTCGCGGAGTACCGCGACACCTACGCGGGGATCGAACTGTCGTCCGGCAGCGAGACCCACGACCCGGTGAACGGCTACACCCGGCAGCCGCTGCTGTCGCCCCACAGCCAGTACCTGCTGGTCCTCGCCGAACAGGGCGTCGTCGGCTTCGCCGGGTTCGCGGCGCTGCTCGCCGCGATCGTCCGCGGCCTGTGGCGGCGCCGCCGCCCCCGCGACCCGCTCTGGCTCACCGGCGTCGGCTGCATGACGTTCCTGCTGGTCAACTTCCTGTACTCCGACCTCGGCGGTCCCACGGCCGTGCTCAGCGCGACCCTCGTCGGCGTCGCCGCCGCCCGCGCGTTCGGCCTGCCCCGCCCCGTCCCCGCGCTCATCGACCGGAACGGCTTCCGCGTCCACGAGCTCGAAGGGGTCCGATGA
- a CDS encoding lipid II flippase MurJ, which yields MTATASGTKRRGGTPAARASAGASRPPGSVGRAAALSGVLVAAGTGLGFLRDLVMAHLFGADRGTDAFLVAWTIPETVSPLLIEDAMALLMVPAVTRLLARGDGLRPFVGRTLPRIVAGLAVVTVTIALAAPAVVGLLAPGLPGHGPAELCVRLTAITVVTFGIAGFMSATLRAHHRFGPPAAIYAAYNVGILALIAGLSGAVGVTSAAIGVACGSVLMVAVQAPAFARCLREAPPSRLPAPDELRLGLAAVVPVVVYTVTRQAQVFVERFIGSGLAAGSISQLNYAQKVAQVPMIMSLLIVTVTFPRLARASADGDVRGVARRIRQDLAAAGAMVLCATSFLVAFAPAVIEVLFEHGAFSADDTRRTAAIMQVYALGLWGHMVVGLAARAFFAQGRPMWTPAGVLAGGLVVTAAIGAAFAASAGPAALAAANAAGITLAAVLLLAGLRLRVAPVALRGIAADTGRLLLASAGACAAGRLAATALGTDAPAPLVLAVGGPATAAAFALLLALAGRDLAAPWLAPLASRLTARRTGARSTFRPRLAVRPLAIRPRPARRGRVHSGETSDTADRPGQPDGPGTATGTREETPGTAGADVPLDRPPGR from the coding sequence ATGACGGCCACGGCGAGCGGGACGAAGCGCCGCGGCGGGACCCCCGCCGCCCGCGCGTCCGCCGGGGCGTCCCGGCCGCCCGGTTCCGTGGGGCGCGCCGCCGCGCTGTCGGGGGTGCTGGTCGCCGCCGGGACCGGGCTCGGCTTCCTGCGCGACCTCGTCATGGCGCACCTGTTCGGCGCCGACCGCGGCACCGACGCGTTCCTCGTCGCCTGGACCATCCCGGAGACGGTGTCGCCGCTGCTCATCGAGGACGCGATGGCGCTGCTGATGGTGCCCGCCGTCACCCGGCTGCTCGCCCGGGGCGACGGGCTGCGCCCGTTCGTCGGCCGGACGCTGCCGCGCATCGTCGCCGGCCTCGCCGTCGTGACGGTGACGATCGCGCTCGCCGCCCCGGCCGTCGTCGGGCTGCTCGCGCCCGGCCTGCCGGGACACGGGCCCGCGGAACTGTGCGTCCGGCTCACCGCGATCACCGTGGTGACGTTCGGCATCGCCGGGTTCATGAGCGCGACGCTGCGCGCCCACCACCGGTTCGGGCCGCCCGCCGCGATCTACGCCGCCTACAACGTGGGGATCCTCGCGCTCATCGCGGGCCTGTCGGGCGCCGTGGGGGTGACCAGCGCCGCGATCGGCGTCGCCTGCGGCAGCGTCCTGATGGTCGCGGTGCAGGCGCCCGCGTTCGCCCGGTGCCTGCGCGAGGCCCCGCCGTCCCGGCTCCCCGCACCGGACGAACTGCGCCTCGGCCTCGCCGCCGTCGTCCCCGTCGTGGTGTACACGGTGACGCGGCAGGCGCAGGTGTTCGTGGAACGGTTCATCGGCTCCGGCCTCGCCGCCGGATCGATCTCGCAGCTGAACTACGCGCAGAAGGTCGCCCAGGTCCCGATGATCATGTCGCTGCTGATCGTCACGGTGACGTTCCCGCGGCTCGCCCGCGCCTCCGCGGACGGCGACGTGCGCGGCGTCGCCCGCCGCATCCGGCAGGACCTCGCCGCCGCCGGCGCGATGGTCCTGTGCGCCACCTCGTTCCTCGTCGCGTTCGCCCCGGCCGTGATCGAGGTGCTGTTCGAGCACGGCGCGTTCTCCGCCGACGACACCCGCCGCACCGCCGCGATCATGCAGGTGTACGCGCTCGGGCTGTGGGGGCACATGGTCGTCGGCCTCGCCGCCCGCGCGTTCTTCGCGCAGGGCCGCCCGATGTGGACCCCCGCCGGGGTGCTCGCCGGCGGGCTCGTAGTGACCGCCGCGATCGGCGCGGCGTTCGCCGCGTCCGCCGGGCCCGCCGCGCTCGCCGCCGCGAACGCCGCCGGGATCACCCTCGCCGCCGTCCTGCTGCTGGCCGGGCTGCGGCTGCGGGTCGCGCCCGTCGCGCTGCGCGGCATCGCCGCCGACACCGGGCGGCTCCTGCTCGCGTCCGCCGGGGCCTGCGCCGCCGGACGCCTCGCCGCGACCGCCCTCGGGACGGACGCGCCCGCCCCGCTCGTCCTCGCCGTCGGCGGCCCGGCGACGGCCGCGGCGTTCGCGCTCCTGCTCGCCCTCGCCGGGCGGGACCTCGCCGCGCCGTGGCTCGCGCCGCTCGCGTCCCGGCTCACCGCGCGCCGGACGGGCGCACGGTCCACCTTCCGGCCGCGGCTCGCCGTCCGGCCGCTCGCAATCCGGCCGCGGCCCGCCCGCCGCGGCCGCGTCCACTCGGGAGAGACCAGTGACACAGCCGACCGACCCGGCCAGCCTGACGGGCCCGGCACCGCTACCGGAACCCGGGAAGAGACGCCGGGCACCGCTGGTGCTGATGTACCACTCGATCGACCGCCGGGACGATGA
- a CDS encoding polysaccharide deacetylase family protein has translation MYHSIDRRDDDPHLVTVSPRRFERQLAWLRARGLRGVSMQELLYAHGTGRARGLVGLTFDDGYADFATRAVPVLLRYGFGATVFVVSGRIGEHNAWDSDGPDGRGPRKPLMTAEQIRTVAGAGIEVGSHGRLHVPLPDAAEDTLRVEFAESKAALEEILDRPVTGFAYPYGRAGEREIEAVRAAGYAYACHIAPDDPSRHALPRTYVGEPDGALRLRAKLLRHELLHRSRV, from the coding sequence ATGTACCACTCGATCGACCGCCGGGACGATGACCCGCACCTCGTCACCGTCTCGCCGCGCAGATTTGAACGCCAGCTCGCGTGGCTGCGCGCGCGCGGGCTGCGCGGCGTCAGCATGCAGGAACTCCTGTACGCGCACGGCACCGGGCGCGCGCGCGGACTCGTCGGCCTCACCTTCGACGACGGGTACGCGGACTTCGCGACCCGCGCCGTCCCCGTCCTCCTGCGGTACGGGTTCGGCGCGACCGTGTTCGTCGTGTCCGGACGCATCGGCGAGCACAACGCGTGGGACAGCGACGGCCCGGACGGCCGCGGCCCCCGCAAGCCGCTCATGACCGCCGAGCAGATCCGCACGGTCGCCGGCGCGGGCATCGAGGTCGGCTCGCACGGCCGCCTGCACGTCCCGCTCCCCGACGCCGCCGAAGACACGCTCCGCGTCGAGTTCGCCGAGAGCAAGGCGGCACTGGAGGAGATCCTCGACCGCCCGGTGACCGGATTCGCCTACCCGTACGGCCGCGCGGGCGAGCGCGAGATCGAAGCGGTGCGCGCCGCGGGCTACGCCTACGCGTGCCACATCGCCCCCGACGACCCGTCCCGGCACGCCCTCCCGCGCACGTACGTCGGCGAGCCCGACGGCGCCCTCCGCCTCCGCGCGAAGCTCCTCCGCCACGAACTCCTCCACCGGAGCCGAGTGTGA